From Xyrauchen texanus isolate HMW12.3.18 chromosome 9, RBS_HiC_50CHRs, whole genome shotgun sequence, the proteins below share one genomic window:
- the nrbp2a gene encoding nuclear receptor-binding protein 2 produces the protein MTMSVPERISGSGGKEEESEDESEILEESPCGRWQKRREQVSQGNVPGIESAYLAMDTEEGVEVVWNEVQFSDKKVFKSFEDRIKEMFENLMQVEHTNIVKFHKYWLDMGESRARVIFITEYMSSGSLKQFLKKTKKNHKTMNVKAWKRWCTQILGALSYLHSCDPPIVHGNLTCDTIFIQHNGLIKIGSVWHRLFVNVFAEAIHGNVHQHRDEVRNQHFFAPEYGIAEDDYAIDIFSFGICALEMAVLEIQANGDTAVSKEAIDHAGQLLEDPLMREFIQSCVLTEAKTRPTAHDLLFHRVLFEVHSLKLLSAHCFINNQYLLPENCVEEKTKSYDPNGIMAEINHRDRPGVHLKYSHVSPLELDKFLEDVKNGIYPLMNFASQRPHPIPRALSLSQEQMETVKTPTPEPQETETRKVVQIHCNLEANEEGTRSHLSLFLKMDDRLHRQLSCDVIRSDSPKDLASELVHHAFISEDDCDKLACFLEDALCKHWSGTSNSPTAMAVMY, from the exons gtcAGTCAGGGAAATGTCCCAGGCATTGAGAGTGCGTACTTGGCCATGGACACTGAGGAGGGGGTGGAGGTGGTGTGGAATGAAGTGCAGTTTTCAGACAAGAAGGTTTTCAAGTCCTTTGAG GACAGGATAAAGGAGATGTTTGAGAACCTCATGCAGGTGGAGCATACAAACATCGTGAAGTTTCACAAGTACTGGCTGGACATGGGAGAGAGCAGAGCCAGG GTAATTTTTATCACAGAATATATGTCATCTGGCAGCCTCAAGCAGTTTTTGAAGAAGACCAAGAAAAACCACAAAACTATGAATGTGAAG GCATGGAAACGTTGGTGCACACAGATTCTAGGTGCGCTCAG TTACTTACATTCATGTGATCCGCCTATTGTCCACGGTAACCTGACCTGTGACACCATCTTTATCCAGCACAACGGGCTCATAAAGATTGGCTCAG tcTGGCACAGGCTGTTTGTAAATG TTTTTGCTGAGGCTATTCATGGGAATGTGCACCAGCATCGAGATGAAGTGCGAAACCAGCACTTTTTTGCTCCAGAGTATGGCA ttgCTGAAGACGACTACGCCATTGATATATTTTCATTTGGGATTTGTGCCTTGGAG ATGGCAGTGTTGGAAATCCAGGCCAATGGAGACACTGCAGTTTCGAAAGAGGCCATAGATCATGCTGGACAGTTACTTGAGGACCCTCTCATGAGG GAATTTATCCAATCGTGTGTGCTCACAGAAGCTAAGACGAGACCCACAGCTCACGACCTGTTGTTCCATAGAGTATTATTTGAAGTCCACTCCTTAAAACTGCTTTCTGCGCACTGTTTTATCAATAATCAGT ATCTCCTTCCTGAGAACTGTGTGGAAGAAAAGACTAAATCTTATGACCCAAATGGCATCATGGCAGAGATTAACCATCGAGACCGACCTGGAGTTCATCTGAA ATATTCCCATGTCTCGCCTCTGGAGTTGGACAAATTCCTTGAGGATGTCAA GAATGGCATATACCCTCTGATGAACTTCGCTTCCCAGCGGCCCCACCCAATCCCCCGCGCTCTGTCTTTGTCACAGGAACAGATGGAGACTGTGAAGACCCCAACTCCAGAACCCCAGGAGACTGAAACCAGAAAG GTCGTCCAGATCCACTGTAATTTGGAAGCGAATGAGGAAGGCACAAGGAGTCAT ctctctctcttctTAAAGATGGATGACCGGCTTCACCGCCAACTTAGCTGTGATGTTATACGAT CTGACAGTCCCAAAGATTTGGCTAGTGAGTTGGTTCACCATGCTTTCATCAGTGAG GACGACTGTGATAAGTTGGCATGTTTTCTTGAGGATGCATTATGTAAGCACTGGTCAGGGACATCTAACTCCCCTACTGCCATGGCTGTGATGTACTAA